A single window of Acanthopagrus latus isolate v.2019 chromosome 1, fAcaLat1.1, whole genome shotgun sequence DNA harbors:
- the chic2 gene encoding cysteine-rich hydrophobic domain-containing protein 2: MMEDFDEIYEEEEEEEEDEDRAAEEQLLKYAPDPVVVRGSGHVTVFGLSNKFESEFPSALTGKVAPEEFKASINRVNSCLRKTLPVNVRWLLCGCLCCCCTLGFSLWPVICLSKRTRRSIEKLLEWENSRLYHKLCLHWRLSKRKCETNNMMEYVILIEFLPKIPIFRPD; this comes from the exons ATGATGGAGGACTTTGATGAGATCtacgaagaggaggaggaggaagaggaggacgaggacaggGCCGCGGAGGAGCAGCTCCTCAAGTACGCTCCGGACCCGGTGGTGGTGCGAGGGTCCGGCCACGTCACTGT GTTTGGGCTAAGTAACAAATTCGAGTCAGAATTTCCATCAGCACTTACAGGAAAG GTGGCACCAGAGGAATTCAAAGCTAGTATCAACAGAGTAAACAGCTGCCTGAGAAAGACGCTTCCAGTGAATGTGCGGTGGCTCCTGTGtggctgcctctgctgctgctgcacactggGCTTCAGTTTGTGGCCTGTCATCTGCCTCAGCAAGAGG ACAAGAAGATCTATAGAGAAACTTCTGGAGTGGGAAAACAGCAGACTTTACCACAAG TTGTGTTTGCATTGGAGACTAAGCAAAAGGAAGTGTGAAACCAACAACATGATGGAATAT GTAATCCTAATAGAGTTCTTACCTAAGATCCCCATCTTCAGACCGGACTAG
- the LOC119028292 gene encoding sodium-dependent phosphate transport protein 2B-like → MDSLRLPEPMADQNKSKEDSSERHGDKSKEVIASPAHSTVALIDEELEDVDPWDLPELKDTGVPWSALDTKGKVLRVVVSVGKLVLLLGFLYMFICSLDILSSAFQLVGGKAAGDIFQDNSVLSNPLAGLVIGVLVTLLVQSSSTSSSIVVSMVSSGLLTVQLAVPIIMGTNIGTSVTNTLVAMTQVGERSTFRRAFAGATVHDFFNWLSVLVLLPLEVASGYLYTVTKLIIDSFNIESGEAPDLLNVITDPLTDSIVQLDQSVISGIATGDPEARNKSLIKRWCLTFTNTTLKNVTVPGPENCTSASLCWVDGNITTTLKNISETYNIKKCTHLFVNVNLPDLAVGLILLALSLLVLCSCLILIVKLLNSMLKGQVAGIIKKILNTDFPFPFGWVTGYIAILVGAGMTFIVQSSSVFTSAITPLVGIGVISIERAYPLSLGSNIGTTTTAILAAMASPGDTLGNALQIALVHFLFNISGIILWYPIPFTRIPIRLAKGLGNITASYRWFAAVYIIVCFFVLPLLVFSLSLAGWQVLVGVGVPLILMLIIIIVINVLQKRKPGCLPAALRSWDFLPLWAHSLAPWDKVVGACTAKCCCCCKCCQIAVDDQEQTERESAENNNKPHAEVYDNPAMSADKEVESEIKIELEILKMTRL, encoded by the exons ATGGACTCACTGCGCCTGCCAGAG CCGATGGctgatcaaaacaaaagcaaggaAGACTCCAGTGAGAGACATGGAGATAAAAGTAAAG AGGTCATAGCGAGCCCGGCACACTCCACTGTGGCTTTGATtgatgaggagctggaggacgtgGACCCATGGGACCTGCCCGAGCTGAAGGACACAGGGGTCCCATGGTCAG CTCTGGACACCAAAGGGAAGGTGTTGAGAGTGGTGGTGTCGGTGGGGAAGCTGGTCCTGCTGCTGGGCTTCCTCTACATGTTCATCTGCTCCCTCGATATCCTCAGCTCAGCTTTCCAGCTCGTTGGAG GTAAAGCAGCAGGTGACATCTTCCAGGACAACTCAGTTTTGTCCAACCCTCTAGCTGGTCTGGTCATCGGGGTTCTGGTCACCCTGCTGGTCCAAAGctcgtccacctcctcctccattgtTGTCAGCATGGTCTCCTCTGGAC TGCTAACGGTGCAGCTGGCGGTTCCCATCATCATGGGCACCAACATCGGCACCTCTGTCACCAACACACTTGTAGCCATGACGCAGGTCGGTGAACGCAGCACCTTTCGCAG GGCTTTTGCAGGGGCTACAGTGCACGACTTCTTCAACTGGCTCTCTGTTCTGGTGCTGCTGCCTCTGGAGGTCGCCTCTGGCTACTTGTACACAGTCACCAAGCTCATCATCGACTCCTTCAACATTGAGAGTGGAGAGGCCCCAGACCTGTTGAATGTGATCACGGATCCTCTAACTGACTCAATTGTACAG TTGGATCAGTCTGTCATTAGTGGGATTGCCACCGGAGACCCAGAAGCCAGGAACAAGAGTCTCATCAAGAGATGGTGCCTAACGTTCACCAACACA ACCCTAAAGAATGTTACAGTCCCTGGTCCAGAGAACTGCACATCCGCGTCGCTCTGCTGGGTCGATGgcaacatcaccaccacacTGAAGAACATTTCTGAAACGTACAATATCAAGAAAT GTACGCATCTGTTTGTGAATGTGAACCTGCCTGACCTGGCAGTGGGTCTGATCCTGCTGGCTCTTTCTCTGCTGGTGCTCTGCTCCTGCCTCATCCTTATCGTCAAGCTGCTCAATTCCATGCTGAAGGGACAGGTGGCTGGCATCATCAAGAAGATCCTCAACACTG attTCCCATTTCCATTCGGTTGGGTCACAGGTTACATTGCCATTTTAGTCGGCGCTGGAATGACCTTCATTGTGCAGAGCAGCTCAGTTTTCACTTCTGCCATTACTCCACTTGTTG GTATTGGTGTCATAAGCATAGAGCGAGCATACCCATTGTCCCTGGGTTCAAATATTGGCACAACCACCACAGCCATCCTGGCAGCTATGGCTAGTCCAGGAGACACCCTGGGTAATGCCCTACAG ATTGCCCTCGTGCACTTCCTGTTCAACATCAGTGGCATCATTCTATGGTATCCTATCCCCTTCACGAGAATCCCTATCCGGCTGGCTAAAGGCCTGGGCAACATCACCGCATCCTACCGCTGGTTTGCTGCTGTCTACATCATCGTCTGCTTCTTCGTCCTACCCCTCCTTGTCTTCAGCCTGTCCCTGGCTGGCTGGCAGGTCCTGGTAGGCGTTGGTGTACCTCTGATTCTCATgctgatcatcatcatcgtgATCAACGTACTGCAGAAACGGAAACCTGGGTGTCTGCCTGCAGCACTGCGATCCTGGGACTTCCTGCCTCTCTGGGCCCACTCCCTGGCTCCCTGGGACAAAGTGGTTGGCGCATGTACAGccaaatgctgctgctgctgtaaatgctGCCAGATTGCTGTTGACGATCaggaacaaacagagagagaatctGCGGAGAATAACAACAAACCACACGCAGAGGTGTACGATAACCCTGCAATGAGCGCAGACAAGGAAGTTGAGAGTGAGATAAAGATAGAGCTAGAGATTCTGAAAATGACTCGGCTCTGA
- the LOC119018581 gene encoding OCIA domain-containing protein 1-like, with protein MSPATTGLTEDPQQVQVGYIPTEEEKNVFQECNNESFWYRSLPFSTISMVVTQALVSRGVLTASPRFGSLPKLAFAGFCGYLFGKITYMKECQEKFKRLSNSPLGEALRQKEGLPQQFSKGAQSEMSDPDAPSFDTMFQPAEAPGQKGYNTEPPMQMGRSDDFRAPVESRFDEDEPRRKAILYEDLRMKNRENYEVTLTHKSETLLKPSPEKGPTRPKKEMKNIYGDTWEE; from the exons ATGTCCCCCGCCACCACAGGTTTAACGGAGGATCCACAGCAG GTTCAAGTAGGCTACATCcccacagaggaagagaagaacgTGTTCCAGGAGTGCAACAACGAGAGCTTTTGGTACAGGT CGCTGCCCTTCTCTACGATCAGCATGGTTGTCACTCAAGCCCTCGTTTCCAGAG GGGTTCTGACTGCGTCTCCGAGGTTTGGATCTCTACCCAAATTGGCCT ttgCTGGCTTCTGTGGCTACCTGTTTGGAAAAATTACGTACATGAAGGAGTGCCAGGAGAAGTTCAAGAGGCTGTCGAACTCCCCTCTGGGCGAGGCCCTCAGACAGAAGGAAGGGCTGCCTCAACAATT TTCCAAAGGTGCTCAGTCAGAGATGAGTGACCCAGACGCCCCATCATTTGACACTATGTTCCAGCCTGCAGAAGCCCCTGGCCAGAAAGGCTACAATACAGAGCCACCCATGCAAATGGGTAGATCAGATGACTTCAGAGCACCAG TCGAGTCACGTTTTGACGAGGATGAGCCCAGGAGGAAGGCCATCCTCTATGAGGATTTGCGGATGAAGAACAGAGAGAACTACGAGGTCACGCTAACACACAAGTCTGAAACACTTCTCAAACCATCACCTGAGAAGGGGCCAACAAGACCCAAGAAAGAGA TGAAGAACATTTATGGAGACACCTGGGAGGAATGA
- the LOC119018574 gene encoding uncharacterized protein LOC119018574 has protein sequence MRFIRAAVALLGLLSVGQSAPVTSCESLTQTLDITKEQVLGKWIVAAESTSFQKAEDLKKEFLENYWLKVTAIDNSDAVAVITSVKAFGICFTAALKMTLENGTFQIVLPNVTRRHTDPSGSIPTMNFVKTGCSDCLLFRTKQLVLGRELSGLQLLSKRRSVTADELGDLKKQAECLNLLQPFRFNSESDLCTEPPSQDIENLDLPRVYLDGEYLDFGNFTRVNEIMTRNEGVKNFLAMIPKLQSRLS, from the exons ATGAGGTTTATTCGCGCTGCCGTGGCCCTGCTCGGCCTTCTGTCCGTGGGACAGTCAGCTCCTGTGACCAGCTGTGAGAGTCTGACACAAACTCTGGACATCACAAAAGAGCAG GTGCTGGGCAAGTGGATAGTTGCAGCGGAAAGCACGAGCTTCCAAAAAGCTGAAGACTTGAAAAAGGAATTTCTGGAAAACTACTGGTTGAAAGTCACTGCTATTGACAATAGTGATGCTGTCGCTGTCATCACTTCTGTAAAAGC GTTTGGCATTTGTTTCACGGCTGCCCTTAAGATGACTTTGGAAAATGGCACTTTCCAAATAG TCCTACCTAATGTGACACGGAGACACACTGACCCATCAG gGTCTATACCCACAATGAACTTTGTGAAAACTGGCTGTTCGGACTGTCTGCTGTTTCGAACAAAACAGCTCGTGTTAGGACGTGAACTCAGTGGCCTTCAGTTGCTGA GTAAGAGACGTTCTGTGACTGCTGATGAGCTGGGGGACTTAAAGAAGCAGGCAGAATGTCTTAACCTACTACAGCCTTTTAGGTTTAACTCAGAATCAG ATCTTTGCACAGAGCCTCCCTCTCAAGACATAGAGAATTTAGATCTGCCACGTGTGTACCTCGATGGAGAGTATTTGGATTTTGGAAACTTCACAAGAGTAAATGAGATCATGACCAGGAATGAAGGAGTAAAGAATTTCCTGGCTATGATCCCTAAATTACAATCAAGACTGAGCTAA
- the rhbdd2 gene encoding rhomboid domain-containing protein 2 — MTQNEHFKIIFQVFKELAPVPTSGIVTVTLLSCLLFGVQTYFNFTQGVLSVGASVFQNGHLHRLLTYPLYHKDLAQLLLSVTTLVLLGGSLEKGFGTVRFLFVFLLLSTTTGLFYSFVDLMQSDSDQSHADGLLPVALACVAVTTMHTKMTRGFLCGVSFPTMALPWVLLLITTALTPHSVLPCNIIGILVGWVYGKGRLSLADLTEARARVLEKTMPFKLLRSISGVMFVPASTEERRKTLLPQINPTPGSYPVQAYAPLSSINTADPTAKFYEGWQNSTNTPLSTSTPPLIPHGHGPAHSFGLSHGHSSELSSGHSCSHNHSHGQQ, encoded by the coding sequence ATGACACAAAATGAGCACTTTAAAATAATCTTTCAGGTTTTCAAAGAATTGGCTCCTGTCCCCACTAGCGGTATTGTGACCGTGACGCTTTTATCGTGTCTTTTGTTTGGCGTCCAGACGTATTTCAACTTCACCCAGGGTGTCTTAAGCGTTGGCGcctctgtttttcaaaatggaCACCTCCACAGACTTCTGACGTACCCTCTTTACCACAAAGACTTGGCTCAGCTTCTCCTGAGCGTTACAACCCTGGTGCTTCTCGGTGGCAGCTTGGAGAAAGGTTTCGGCACTGTCCGCTTCCTGTTcgtgttcctgctgctgtcgaCCACCACAGGCTTGTTTTACAGCTTTGTGGATCTCATGCAAAGTGACAGCGACCAGAGTCACGCCGACGGGCTGCTTCCTGTGGCCCTGGCATGTGTGGCCGTAACCACCATGCACACAAAAATGACTAGAGGGTTCCTGTGTGGAGTCAGCTTCCCCACCATGGCTCTCCCCTGGGTGTTGCTCCTCATCACCACCGCCCTCACCCCTCACAGTGTGCTCCCCTGCAACATCATTGGCATCCTGGTCGGGTGGGTGTATGGGAAAGGAAGACTCTCTCTTGCGGACCTGACTGAGGCCAGGGCTCGTGTTCTTGAGAAGACAATGCCTTTCAAGTTGTTGAGGAGCATCAGCGGGGTCATGTTTGTACCTGCTTCCACAGAAGAGCGGAGGAAGACCCTGCTTCCACAAATCAATCCAACACCAGGGTCCTACCCAGTCCAGGCTTACGCTCCTTTGTCCAGCATAAACACTGCTGATCCCACTGCCAAGTTTTATGAAGGCTGGCAGAATTCCACCAACACCCCTCTGTCCACTTCAACACCACCTCTCATTCCGCATGGACATGGCCCAGCACATAGCTTTGGACTAAGTCATGGACACAGTTCAGAGCTGAGCTCtggacacagctgcagccacaaCCATAGTCACGGTCAACAATAG
- the LOC119024290 gene encoding uncharacterized protein LOC119024290, translating into MKCVAVVVLLSLLSRGRSAPLSSCESLIKPITISKDEMLGKWLYIGGSSNLPGSRSLGHLMTSVWLDVTATAESNILSLFQTHRIHGKCSSLIYNVTFENNAMVIEQPFYLKEVYLPTDCADCLVAHEEITSGEDTFTSVMLFSKTNNVSPAALEMFRNQVECFQMPSAIMMNPNAEICPDDISPSEGLSALNSLFEAKMGHRVARILDSLFDMFVN; encoded by the exons ATGaagtgtgttgctgttgttgtgttgctgagtCTTCTCTCGCGGGGACGCTCTGCTCCTCTGAGCAGCTGTGAGAGTCTGATCAAACCAATAACAATCAGCAAAGACGAG aTGTTGGGGAAATGGCTGTACATCGGGGGGAGCTCTAACCTCCCAGGAAGCCGCTCCCTGGGCCATCTCATGACCAGCGTCTGGCTGGATGTCACTGCAACCGCCGAGAGCAACATCCTCAGTCTCTTCCAGACTCACAGAAT ACATGGCAAGTGTTCCAGCCTGATATacaatgtgacatttgaaaacaacGCAATGGTAATTG AGCAACCTTTCTACCTCAAGGAAGTCTACCTGCCGACTGACTGCGCCGACTGTCTGGTCGCCCACGAAGAAATTACCTCCGGCGAAGACACGTTCACCAGTGTGATGCTTTTCA gcaaaacaaacaatgtcTCGCCTGCCGCACTGGAGATGTTCAGGAACCAAGTAGAATGTTTTCAGATGCCGTCGGCCATCATGATGAACCCAAATGCTG AAATCTGCCCGGACGACATCTCGCCCTCCGAGGGGCTCAGTGCTCTCAACTCCCTGTTCGAAGCCAAGATGGGACATCGAGTAGCAAGAATCCTGGACAGTCTTTTTGATATGTTTGTGAACTGA